The Balnearium lithotrophicum genome has a segment encoding these proteins:
- a CDS encoding FprA family A-type flavoprotein, whose protein sequence is MAKKIKDGIYWVGAIDWDRVLFDELVTLPEGTSYNAYVVLGSEKTALIDTVEPHKKGELFRNLEELEIKKIDYIVSNHAEQDHSGTIPDVLEKFPEAKVVTNKKCRDMLIDLLDLPEDAFQLIEEGEELPLGDKTLKFFLAPWVHWPETMFTWVKEDRVLFTCDFLGSHIATSELFDTTDENRAKVYLETKRYYAEIMMPFRNFIKKHLKLIDELKPEIIAPSHGVVIKDVEFMTGAYKRWVSDEVKPMVIIPFVSMHESTRHMVDFLTSELSENGIIVRPYNLIKSDIGNVAMDLVDAAAVVIASPTVLAGAHPSIIYFSYLMNGLRPKTKFISVIGSYGWNGKVMVKHVQETLKNVKAEWIEPVLIKGLPKESDYQKLREFAKELSDKIKEISN, encoded by the coding sequence ATGGCAAAGAAAATTAAGGATGGAATTTACTGGGTCGGTGCAATAGACTGGGACAGGGTTCTGTTTGATGAGCTTGTAACACTACCTGAAGGAACGAGCTACAACGCCTACGTTGTCCTTGGAAGTGAAAAGACGGCCCTGATAGATACAGTTGAGCCTCACAAAAAGGGAGAGCTCTTTAGAAACTTAGAGGAGTTAGAAATAAAAAAAATAGATTACATAGTCTCAAACCACGCAGAGCAGGACCACTCTGGAACAATTCCGGATGTTTTAGAGAAGTTTCCAGAGGCCAAAGTGGTAACGAACAAAAAGTGTAGGGATATGCTGATAGACCTCTTGGACCTTCCAGAGGATGCCTTTCAGTTAATAGAGGAAGGAGAGGAGCTCCCTCTGGGAGATAAGACTCTAAAGTTCTTCTTGGCTCCTTGGGTTCACTGGCCGGAAACGATGTTCACATGGGTAAAGGAGGATAGAGTCCTTTTTACGTGTGACTTCTTAGGCTCCCACATAGCGACAAGTGAGCTATTTGATACAACAGATGAAAACAGGGCAAAGGTCTACTTGGAAACAAAGAGGTACTACGCAGAGATTATGATGCCCTTTAGGAATTTTATAAAGAAACACCTAAAACTCATTGATGAATTAAAACCTGAAATAATCGCCCCGAGCCACGGCGTTGTAATAAAGGATGTTGAGTTTATGACGGGAGCCTACAAGAGGTGGGTTTCAGATGAAGTTAAGCCTATGGTAATAATTCCCTTCGTCTCAATGCACGAAAGCACCCGCCACATGGTTGACTTTTTAACGTCTGAACTCTCAGAAAACGGGATAATAGTCAGGCCCTACAACCTGATAAAGTCGGACATCGGAAACGTTGCAATGGACTTGGTTGATGCTGCAGCGGTCGTCATTGCATCCCCAACGGTCCTTGCAGGAGCTCATCCATCAATCATCTACTTTTCCTACCTCATGAACGGACTAAGGCCAAAAACCAAGTTTATCTCCGTCATCGGTTCATACGGCTGGAACGGAAAAGTTATGGTCAAGCACGTTCAGGAGACATTAAAAAACGTAAAGGCCGAATGGATTGAACCTGTT